Proteins found in one Fibrobacter sp. UWR4 genomic segment:
- a CDS encoding restriction endonuclease subunit S: MTNEGIPCVRYGEIYTTYGIHFDKCVSHTNLDNIQNPKYFENGDIIFAITGESIEDIAKCTAYVGKEKCLAGGDTVVMKHVQNAKYLSYALSTTDAVKQKGKGKVKSKVVHSSVPSLAAITIPLPSLAEQERIVAILDRFDALVNDISTGIPAEIEARKKQYEYYRDKLLTFKNIS, encoded by the coding sequence GTGACGAACGAAGGTATTCCCTGTGTTCGTTACGGTGAGATTTATACCACCTATGGAATCCATTTTGACAAGTGCGTTTCTCATACAAATTTGGACAATATTCAAAATCCAAAATATTTTGAAAATGGGGATATCATCTTTGCTATTACTGGAGAAAGCATTGAAGATATTGCAAAGTGTACAGCCTATGTGGGAAAGGAAAAATGCCTTGCCGGAGGTGATACGGTTGTGATGAAGCATGTGCAAAATGCAAAGTATTTGTCTTATGCCCTATCCACCACAGATGCCGTTAAGCAAAAAGGAAAAGGCAAAGTCAAGAGTAAAGTAGTTCACTCCAGTGTTCCTTCTTTGGCAGCAATTACAATTCCTCTTCCATCCCTTGCTGAACAAGAACGTATCGTAGCGATTCTAGACCGTTTTGATGCCCTTGTCAATGATATTTCCACTGGCATACCTGCCGAAATCGAAGCCCGTAAGAAACAATACGAGTATTACCGTGATAAATTGCTGACTTTTAAGAATATCTCATAA
- a CDS encoding AAA family ATPase: MLKSIVTKNVGPVELNVEFGSRLNVFTGDNGLGKSFLLDAIWFALTQKWPAESNPNLSTGFVGRPKFPSKLSKINFQLSQKNEVLLFETVFNREKQNWELTQGKIFLGSTWKSSLVIYALADGSFCVWDPVRAFRYDGVDFQKTSNVAFAFNSQEIWNGLKQNEKNTINGLIADLCSWQDKNGFEFKCLLKLLEALSPPDFKLSIGEQTRLSLNDVRNIPTIKMPYGSVPVLHASAAIRRILSIAYCITWAFSEHLKACKITGQKQVSQITFLIDEVESHLHPSWQKKVMRALLSSVETLLKDVKGSAQIIATTHSPLVMVSLEDFFDPEKDKWFDFDSGKKGTIHFTEREFTKLGTSDIWLESKAFDMDSTRSVDSSKLIKRIYAELDNEPVDKIKTKKIFEKIASSLSPTDKDLFLIRYRCQKKGVF, encoded by the coding sequence ATGCTTAAATCAATAGTTACAAAAAATGTTGGTCCGGTTGAATTGAATGTTGAATTCGGTTCGCGTCTTAATGTTTTTACTGGTGATAATGGCTTAGGAAAAAGTTTTTTGCTCGATGCAATTTGGTTTGCTTTGACGCAAAAGTGGCCTGCCGAATCAAATCCAAATTTATCGACTGGATTTGTGGGTCGTCCGAAATTTCCGAGTAAATTGTCAAAGATTAATTTTCAGTTGTCCCAGAAAAACGAAGTGCTCCTTTTTGAAACTGTTTTTAATCGTGAAAAACAGAATTGGGAACTGACTCAAGGTAAAATTTTTCTTGGCAGTACCTGGAAAAGTAGCCTGGTCATTTACGCACTGGCTGACGGTAGCTTTTGCGTTTGGGATCCTGTACGAGCATTCCGCTATGACGGTGTAGATTTTCAAAAAACCAGTAATGTTGCTTTCGCTTTTAATTCCCAAGAAATTTGGAATGGGCTAAAGCAAAATGAAAAAAATACAATCAACGGTCTAATCGCAGACCTGTGCTCGTGGCAAGATAAAAACGGATTTGAATTTAAATGTCTGCTGAAATTGTTAGAGGCTCTGTCTCCTCCAGATTTCAAACTTTCCATAGGTGAGCAGACTAGACTTTCCTTAAACGATGTCCGTAACATTCCTACCATAAAAATGCCTTACGGTAGTGTGCCTGTATTGCACGCCTCTGCTGCAATAAGACGGATTCTTTCCATAGCTTATTGTATAACTTGGGCTTTTAGCGAACATTTAAAAGCTTGCAAAATTACTGGCCAAAAACAAGTTTCGCAAATCACCTTTTTGATTGATGAAGTTGAATCTCATTTGCATCCTAGTTGGCAGAAAAAGGTGATGCGAGCGTTGCTTTCTTCTGTTGAAACATTGCTTAAGGATGTTAAGGGTAGTGCTCAAATTATTGCGACGACTCATTCTCCTTTGGTGATGGTTTCTTTGGAAGATTTCTTTGATCCTGAAAAAGACAAGTGGTTTGATTTTGACTCCGGAAAAAAGGGGACAATTCATTTTACCGAACGTGAATTTACGAAGTTAGGTACCTCTGATATTTGGCTGGAAAGCAAAGCTTTTGATATGGATTCAACCCGTTCAGTTGATTCTTCTAAATTGATAAAGCGGATATATGCTGAACTTGACAATGAACCCGTGGATAAGATTAAAACTAAAAAGATATTTGAAAAAATAGCTTCAAGTCTTTCTCCAACAGATAAGGACTTGTTTTTGATCCGGTACAGGTGTCAAAAGAAAGGAGTCTTCTAA